The Parambassis ranga chromosome 4, fParRan2.1, whole genome shotgun sequence genome includes the window CTTAGATTGATTATTAATCCTGTATTAATGGGTTGCTGCCTAAAGGACAGGACAGGAGCTTGTTATATGATACTGCAGGCCATAAGGCCATAATGTCATAATTTCCTCCTGCGCTGAGTAAAGAAACAAATTGTTCATTATCTCGTCCGCTCTTTCGATGACAGATGATCTTCCCAGCTCTGGTCTTCCTGGGTCTGAAGAACAATGACTGCTGCGGTTGCTGCGGCAACGAAAGCTGTGGGCGGAGATTTGCGGTGAGAATAATATAATTCCCTGTTCAACTTCTCAACATAATCAAATGATTATTTACAGCTGGAGGACTTTTTTAAGGTCTTCAGCAGCGTATTATATGAACATGAACAACGCACTTCCAGCCTTTAGGACTCATTACTGGAGCCTTGTTCCAGTATCGGCATTTGGAACTGGAAGTGCACgttatattatttttactgtaaaccAAAAGCTTTGCTTCACCAGAGTGGGCGAACTATCATGGAGTCGGAACTGTTGTGGCTCTTTATGGCTGATCAATGCTTGTTTCACTGTCACAACAACATGGCTTTGATAGAACTGAGGAGTCGCATTTCAGTTCACCTTTTGAATCACACATGAATGGGAATCGATTACTGTTACAAGACGTTCCTCTGATGGGAATTCCATGACTTTCTAACACAGAACTGGTTTTGTTCTtccacagactcacactgatCAATACTTCAGgaatgtgtaggtgtgtgtgtgtgtgaggatagaATCAGCAAACAAAAGTCTGTCagattacacacactcacactttctcAGATGCATTGGCTGCGTTCATGACCCTCAGCCTGATCTCCGAGAGAATAACTttattgttgtcattgtttAAAGTGCGACTGTTGAATGTATTGATTTCCAGTGTGAGTGACggctctctgcctctccctgcTCTCCTTCTCTGCAGATGCTGACTTCTATACTGTTTGCAGCTGTCGGTGTTGTCGGAGCTGGTTACTCTGTTATAGTTTCTGCTGTGGCCATCAACAAAGGGCCTGTCTGTAACACTAACTCCACCAGCCCAGTGTGGGAGTATCCCTTCTCTGACGGGTGAGACACATTAAACTGTTCAAGGTTTGGACGGAAAAATCTGAAAATCCTTAGAAATAGTtaatctggctgcctgtgcacCTCAGGATCCATTtcttattctattttttttaaaattttaatttaattttaaatactttaataatcccagagggacattgcttacagctgctgccaagcagtgtcatgcaatgaccagcaaggaacACcacaggacacacaacaatgacaatggacaaccctgctctaccactgagccacttctgcttctgaaaaaaaaatgtctttggtTAACAGTCTGCCATGCTTGACCCTTTGTGAAGCCTAATTGAACAGGATTTAGtttcttagatttttttttttaatttatattatttaatacattttatttgcttttaagTGTCTGAATGGTTGTTGCCCCCTCTGTACCTCTCTGAGCTTCTCCATCCCTACACGCCCTATTGGtcactcaggtcagctgaccagctCCTCCTGAGCGTGCCCAAGACCCATTGGAAGCTCAGAGGGGATCGGGCTTTTGCGGTGGCAGCACTAAAACTATGGAATGACCTGCTGTTGCACAGTAGACAGGCCTCCTCTGTACCTCCTCCTCATTTGGCCTTTGGTACAACAAAAGATGTTGACATTTTGACCTGATTTTACctgccatttttatttattttattagattgtatttgtatttttattattattaataataattcttatattatatattattatatcattattattggatgttaaccctttaaaagttttatttatcTACAGATAAAtatcttctgtctctttctcacctTCTCATCCTCTCAGAGACTACCTGTCTGACAAAGATTTGTGGTCCAGATGCGTAGAGCCAGTTGGCGTGGTGTCCTGGCATCTTTCTCTGTTCTCCGTGCTGCTGATCATGGGGTTGATCCAGATGGCGTTGTGTGCCACCCAGGTGGTGAACGGCCTGCTGGGAGCTCTGTGTGGGGATTGCTGCTGTGGAGGGGTCAGTATCCAGCCTGATAGTCACTGAGTCACAGCCGAGTCTGTGTATCTCAGCAAATGATTGCAATGTAGAGGGGGAAAAATCtaaatgtttattgttgtaCGGTATACGTTGTCCTTCTAACTGCAGGTTTCAATATataatattgtttgtttttcagagcAACGAATCTGTCTAAACACTTCCTGTGGCTGAAAGCAGTTATCGCTCCTGTATTTATTTAGAAGATGAGGGTCTTTCTTTTATGCTGCACGTTTCTGAACAGGAGCTCATTGATTCCAGAGTAAAACAACCACTGTGGAAATGACAGAGCTTTTTAATGGTTTCATGTTTATTGTCTTTCAAAAACTGATGTCTCAGAATTCTCTTAAACGGATGTCACTTTCTAGCTAATCCTTTTTCaccattttatatattttttacttaTGCATTGTTTCAGCAGTATAAATGATCATTTCATCTAAAGTTCATGTTTTATATAAAGTATAATAAAGCAGAACATCAATATTCTTGTatagtaaaatatataaagacAGACATACAAGGAGTCTTTCTGTTCAGAACTATTGTGTTGCATGACCCCCACCTGCTGGGGGCAGATGTAAACCAGACTACCATGTATCTAAAACCACCAATAAAATATTCTTTATAATGACTGATGTTATTTAAAgagcaatgttttttttgtttttgtttttttgcaaaaaAATTTTTAACACAGCCTTTTTACCTAAATCTACTTTTCACATCTCTATTTAAGATATATCAGACTTAAacaatttatttcattttattgatCTATTTACACACGTTTTGTTTTTGCCCAGCAGACTTAGACAAGACTTACTAAAGTAATTTGCTAATGATAGATCAACTTTTTTACGTcgtactaataataatatgctGAACGATGCGCTCAGTCATCAGTCTTGCTAATCGACTACAGAGCATTTATTGGCGATGctaacaaataataataaaaaaacgcGTCTGGTTTACAATGATTTATGTAAATTATTCTGTTATCcaagactttttttcttcatcaatAATATTTATTGTAGGCTTGCTGTTTTTGAAGAAGAAGAGTTTCTGTACCGTCGTGGAACTGAAGTTCCGGAGAACACGGCAAACACGGAAGGAATAAACCGCGGACCGTGATCGTGCTCCCAGCTAAAGTAGGGGTGATTCCCTGACAGTTGACCCAGGATAAAAATAACTCTGTTTAAAGTATGAAGTTTTAAATCTGGACCTAAGGTAATTagattttttcttgttttttgttaatGTGCTCAAGTACCGTGAATGTAGGAGTTTCAGCTGCTTACCGTCACCTGTTTATGAGTCAAACGTTAGCCAAACAGTGGGCCATTCATTTCCTGTGTAGGCCTTATGCAAAGTTAATGATAGATTTTGAATCctgtattattttgtgtttgtatcaTTAGTCTCGGTATGTTAGTGGTCGTTTTAAGGGgtaaataaatatacatgaacatgtgttttttttttttttacattttcttgtgTTATTTGCAGCAGTTTGGTATCAGTAAAAGTAGAACTAATATTTATCGATGAGGAAGAGTTTATGTTGCGTGCCCTTACTTCATTACatgttatttgtattttaaacctttgtttcatttttaacagATGCTCTCCGTTATATTTAGAAGGAGCACCTTCGCAGTGCAGAAGGTAAAATACTCATGTGATTTTCCAATTAAACAAAACCTTAtacatctaaaataaaataatgtaatcaTGCATGTCTTTTAGGTACTGCATTGTGTGGGACCTCCACAAAGATGCTGGACGTCAGCTCTGACCACAGTGTCTGGAGcggtgtctgtctcctcctgctGGGTCTCAACACCCAAGCACCAGTCTACAGGAAGGAACACTGGAACTGTAAAACCTTGTGCTGTCCTTGGTGTTGGGAGAACTAAGCTCTTCCAGAGGACCCACACTCATGATGCTTTGTTTCTTGAGAGGAACCAGGACTTTCACTCCTCTGCTGTGAGGATGAAGAAGCGAGTGCAGCCTGTGCCCCCTCCTAGGGAGCTGGATCTGCTGCGCTATGACATGAAGAACTTGTGGCAAAGCCCCAAACCCGCCCTCTACCTGGGTTTTGCAGGGCTGATTCCCTTTGTCTCTCCCACTCTGTTCATGGCTATGACTGAAAACTACTACCCAGAGCTGGCGTATGCACAGTTAGCTTACTCCGCCTCCATTGTTTCTTTCCTGGGTGGAGCTCGATGGGGATTTGCACTTCCTGAGAGCAGCCCAGCCAAACCTGACTGGATGAACCTGGCCAACAGCGTGGTTCCCTCCCTGATAGCCTGGGTGACCATGCTGATGAGTGACAGCATTGCTCCTGCTTTCATCATGGTCATCATGGGACTTGGAATCTCGTTGCATTATGACCTGTCTTTGCTGCCCACTTACCCAAGCTGGTTCAAAGCCCTGCGCGCCACCCTGACAATTGTggcatttttttctctgcttggTACTCTCATAGTGAGCAGTTTATACCCTGAGAAGAAGATTTTCTGGGACTGACAGTATTTTGAGTAGACAAGAGATGACTGTCTAACAGGTTTTTACTATTTTTTGGCTCAATCAGATGCCTATCAGGTGCTTTTGTTAAGTCATGGCACAAACTGAAAAGATCCATGTTTCGTTTAACATTCTGCATGTTCCCCAAAAATGTACATGACGTAACCCAAAACATatgaaacagtgattttaaATTCTACCTCTAGAAGTCATAGAAGTCAGTAAACGATATTTTTTGGACTGAAAATAAGGTTTATCTAATAAATGCAAGTTTACTGTGACTCTTTAGAACAAGGGTGCTCTGAGTGTATTTTGTGAAGACACAGGATTTGAGTTAATTATTCTCATTCCTCAACAAATTAGCAGATCCACTGTTACCGTGTCCCTTTGTGTGTCTGGGATCAGACAGCTAAAGAAAGGAGTACTGACCTCACTGGAAAAGGGGCATTACATAACATCTAAATGGGAGTAATCTGTACTGAAAGCCTCAGGGCTCAACTATATCTCATCAAATGACACACAAGGCTTCAGTGAAAGCTTGTGCTCTGTTTGGAGTTCATGCAATTTTCTTCTGAAAGTGTGAGATCCCAATGTGCTTAGTTTATTCTCATATTGATCAACACCGCAATttcagggacaaaaaaatgcGTTGACATCTTCTTACATTtgtattcaaatgtttttaataatgtaAACACCAGAATCTATAAACCAAATATTGGAAAGAAAGGCAAGAGAACGAACGGGAAGGGTGCACAAGCCCACGGatatctgagaaaaaaaacacataaggCACATTTCTCCTACATTCAGCAACCTCTCTGAAGAGGTCCAGTAATGTCCAACATGAAGACAAAGTTTACTCAACACTCTAATGAAATCCACTCCCAGGCTAAATGTTTCTCTCAAACATGAATGACCGATGTGGAAATACAGTATTGCACTTAACAAGTTTCCTCAGATTTCTTAGTGAAACAGCTCCCTGTTCACATGGAAGCCAAGAATCGCTGTTATGTCAAGTTTATACACATAAATCTGTATCAGCAgaaacttttgttttcttgagATCACGAGGAGGATTTCGGAGAACTGGAGAAGAAATTAGTGTGAATACATACCTAAATATGTATtatagtgtcttttttttttagtataatATTGGTAATATGGTTTAGATGAGAATTTGATAAACTAGCTGCTTTACTGATGAGGAAACAATCCTTTGTTTTCTTATGGAAACAGGATAAACCCAGGGATTATGACATGAAAACAAGCTTTTAAAGTGATTAACTCATGACCATGAGATCATATCAGGAAAACAATTGTGACTTTTTTAGCTGGCAATTCTCTCCCGCGTGATAATTTAACCCCTCATCTAGAGAAATCTgtcttctgttttctgtcacagacagatTAGCGTTAATTTAAATGATTTCAGATAACAgcaaacactgcaaacacatcTGTTCTAGGCTTCCATGCACAAGGGAAATCTTACACAATATTTGGACAATTATA containing:
- the LOC114435093 gene encoding transmembrane protein 69-like; its protein translation is MLSVIFRRSTFAVQKVLHCVGPPQRCWTSALTTVSGAVSVSSCWVSTPKHQSTGRNTGTVKPCAVLGVGRTKLFQRTHTHDALFLERNQDFHSSAVRMKKRVQPVPPPRELDLLRYDMKNLWQSPKPALYLGFAGLIPFVSPTLFMAMTENYYPELAYAQLAYSASIVSFLGGARWGFALPESSPAKPDWMNLANSVVPSLIAWVTMLMSDSIAPAFIMVIMGLGISLHYDLSLLPTYPSWFKALRATLTIVAFFSLLGTLIVSSLYPEKKIFWD
- the tm4sf4 gene encoding transmembrane 4 L6 family member 4, giving the protein MCSGGFAKCLGISLMPLMIVCVLCNILLFFPSGKSVDSEHITQEVWYFGGILGSGLLMIFPALVFLGLKNNDCCGCCGNESCGRRFAMLTSILFAAVGVVGAGYSVIVSAVAINKGPVCNTNSTSPVWEYPFSDGDYLSDKDLWSRCVEPVGVVSWHLSLFSVLLIMGLIQMALCATQVVNGLLGALCGDCCCGGSNESV